In Leclercia sp. LSNIH1, the genomic stretch AATAGTTCAGAGGGTGATTGGTGTAAGTTAAGCATTCGTAAAATTCTTGATTTTAAAAGACTTCCAGAATCAATTGCCTTAGAAGCACTAAGACTAAGCATTGATGTGCTCATTAGACGACGATACAATAAAGCAGTAGATAAAATTAATAACAGAAAAGACTCATTAAACTCTACGGATTATTTTAATTTTTAGTGAGCGAAGTGATAGATATTATACTTAAAAGGGTTCAGTAAGTTTTTTAATGCTCAGCATAATAAAGGCTGTTATCTTTTGTTGAGTGGTCAAATAAAACGGGCCCGCTCACCGCGGACCCGGCCCTATCAACCTCTCAGCACTCACTCCTTAACCCGCGCTCGCTTCCCTCTCTCCTCTTCCCCGCTCTCCGCCGCTTCCACCAGCGTAAAGTTAAAGTTCACCTCCGTATGCTCCCCTGCGAGATCCCGCGCCTGCGCCACAGCCGCGTCCGTCACCTTCACCGGGTCCGCAATCAGCTCCGCGCGGGTCGCGAAGGCAAAGTCATCCCACAGGTATTCATCCCCGTTGAGGTTGATCTGGGTTGTCAGATGCTTGTACCCCGGCGCGGATACAAGGAAGTGTACGTGCGCCGGGCGGTTGCCGTGGCGGCCAAGCGCAGTCAGTAGCTTCTGTGTCGGCCCATCCGGTGGGCAGCCGTAGCCGCACGGCACGATGCTGCGCACGGCGTAGCGGCCATCATCCCCGGTGCGCACGCGGCGGCGCAGGTTGTATTCGCTCTGGGACGGGTCGAAGAACGAGTAGCCGCCGAGGGTGTTGGCGTGCCAGATATCCACGATCGCACCTGCCACTGGCTTACCGTTCAGATCGGTCACCTGGCCCTGCAACCATAGGGTTTCGCCCTGCTCCTGGCCGTCATCCATGCGGGCAAAGCCTTCGCTCAGCGGGGCGTTGGCGACGTACAGCGGCCCCTCGATGGTGCGCGGAGTGCCCACGTCATTACCGGATGCGGCTTCCTTCTCGTCGGCGCGCATATCGAGATAGTGCTCCAGACCCAGTCCCGCCGCCAGCAGCGCCGCCTCCTGGCGTCCGCCCAGCGCGTTAAGGTAGTTCACCGCAATCCAGAACTCTTCATCCGTCACGTCGAACTGCTTGATGGTCTTGCACAGATCGCTCAGCAGCTGGTGCATGATGTTCTTTAAACGATCGTTACCGCCGGTGGAATTTAAGCCGCTGCTGATTGCGAGTAAGGTATCCAGTTCGGTTTGATGTACGGGATTCACAGACATTGCATATTCCTCTTTGTAGGGTACGTTTGTTGTTATTGCGAGTGATGAATGGATGAGGGATGCGTACACAGAGGTTGCACGCTGATCTCCATCCACGGGTAGAGCGGCAGCGCGGTCAGGATGTCGTGCAACTCCTGGTTGTCCGCCACGTCAAAAATGCTGACGTTGGCGTACTGCCCGACCACGCGCCAGATGTGCGGCCACTTGCCTTCACGCTGTAAGCGCTGGGAGTAGGCTTTCTCTTTCGCCTTGATCGCTTCCACCTCTGCCGCCGGCAGCGACGACGGGATGTTGACGGTCATTTCCACTTTAAAAAGCATCGCGTTTTCCTTTTATTGACGTGCGTAATGACGCAGCTTGTCTTCGTCGATCTCAATGCCTAACCCCGGCCCCTGCGGTAACGTCACCTCTCCCTGGCTGAAATCCAGCGGACGGACTACGATGTCATCCTTCAGCAGCAGCGGGCCGAACATCTCGGTGCCCCACTGCATCCTCACCGTGGACCAGGCGTGCAGCGAGGCGACGGTGCCGAGTGTCCCTTCCAGCATGGTGCCGCCGTACAGCGCCACGCCCGCCGCCTGTGCCACGTGCGCCAGCTTCAGGGCCTGCGCCGGGCCGCCCGCT encodes the following:
- the catA gene encoding catechol 1,2-dioxygenase, coding for MSVNPVHQTELDTLLAISSGLNSTGGNDRLKNIMHQLLSDLCKTIKQFDVTDEEFWIAVNYLNALGGRQEAALLAAGLGLEHYLDMRADEKEAASGNDVGTPRTIEGPLYVANAPLSEGFARMDDGQEQGETLWLQGQVTDLNGKPVAGAIVDIWHANTLGGYSFFDPSQSEYNLRRRVRTGDDGRYAVRSIVPCGYGCPPDGPTQKLLTALGRHGNRPAHVHFLVSAPGYKHLTTQINLNGDEYLWDDFAFATRAELIADPVKVTDAAVAQARDLAGEHTEVNFNFTLVEAAESGEEERGKRARVKE
- the catC gene encoding muconolactone Delta-isomerase; amino-acid sequence: MLFKVEMTVNIPSSLPAAEVEAIKAKEKAYSQRLQREGKWPHIWRVVGQYANVSIFDVADNQELHDILTALPLYPWMEISVQPLCTHPSSIHHSQ